A genomic stretch from Bosea sp. F3-2 includes:
- a CDS encoding oligosaccharide flippase family protein produces MAKLAALSTYLYQALLAFGLLLAVSHRLPAEHYVTYSLFVSLTQFAAIAIFEWIRFACSRFYPGPDLHSEATERGVIQFEFLASSAICMLCGMAAPAFGLPLWIGIAGAIVAILQAAGELHLTMLRFRQKFRIFSLLQGARASVIAVATLAGAFASADFEHVVIGVLAGNLLYCAGAWALSHRVMPFAPRRDVSVIRRHLAYGSVSAGASVANLLAPLGLKAILAQALGTAGAAGPMLALDLLQRPFVLIVSAIQAIRYPMLVSLFDRGDAAGEMRGELGRYYALLAGFSIMGAAAIIALIDIATTLVIANELRTSFLRTAPLITVMALLRALTQTLLPTPAHLRRRLSVIGLLAVADCVLTCAGAIAAVSVWGGSDIAVAGGAAAGAALALAGGLFMLQLLPFEMPWAPIAATLAAFAAAWSTSVALAGHLWLSTAMSIGIVAAVSLPVLPRMLQWLTR; encoded by the coding sequence ATGGCCAAGCTCGCGGCTCTTTCGACCTATCTCTACCAAGCCTTGCTGGCTTTCGGACTGCTGCTGGCGGTCTCGCATCGGCTGCCGGCCGAGCACTATGTCACCTATTCGCTGTTCGTCTCGCTGACCCAGTTCGCCGCGATCGCGATCTTCGAATGGATACGCTTCGCCTGCAGTCGCTTCTATCCCGGACCGGATCTGCATAGCGAGGCGACCGAGCGCGGCGTCATCCAGTTCGAGTTTCTCGCCAGCTCCGCCATCTGCATGCTCTGCGGGATGGCCGCGCCAGCGTTCGGGCTGCCGCTCTGGATCGGGATTGCGGGAGCCATCGTTGCAATCCTGCAGGCGGCCGGCGAACTGCATCTGACGATGCTGCGATTCCGGCAGAAGTTTCGGATCTTCTCCCTGCTCCAGGGCGCCAGGGCGAGCGTCATCGCGGTCGCGACCTTGGCCGGCGCTTTCGCCTCTGCCGATTTCGAGCATGTCGTCATCGGCGTGCTGGCCGGCAATCTGCTCTATTGCGCAGGAGCCTGGGCGCTCTCGCACCGTGTCATGCCATTCGCGCCGCGCCGCGACGTCAGCGTGATACGCCGCCATCTCGCCTATGGCAGCGTCTCGGCCGGCGCCTCTGTCGCGAACTTGCTGGCGCCGCTCGGGCTCAAGGCCATTCTGGCGCAGGCGCTGGGCACTGCCGGCGCCGCCGGGCCGATGCTGGCGCTCGATCTGCTCCAGCGCCCCTTCGTGCTGATCGTTTCCGCCATCCAGGCCATCCGCTACCCCATGCTGGTCTCACTGTTCGATCGAGGCGATGCGGCAGGCGAGATGCGCGGCGAGCTGGGGCGCTACTACGCGCTCCTGGCCGGCTTCTCGATCATGGGAGCGGCTGCGATCATCGCCCTGATCGATATCGCGACCACGCTGGTGATCGCGAACGAGCTCAGAACCTCGTTCCTGCGCACGGCACCGCTGATCACGGTCATGGCGTTACTACGGGCATTGACCCAGACGCTCTTGCCCACGCCCGCCCATCTGCGCCGCCGTCTCTCGGTCATCGGGTTGCTCGCCGTGGCCGATTGCGTCCTGACCTGCGCGGGCGCGATTGCAGCGGTTTCCGTCTGGGGCGGTTCCGATATTGCGGTCGCGGGCGGCGCGGCGGCGGGCGCGGCGCTGGCGTTGGCGGGAGGGCTCTTCATGCTGCAGCTGTTGCCTTTCGAGATGCCGTGGGCGCCGATCGCGGCTACCCTAGCCGCCTTCGCGGCGGCCTGGAGCACGTCCGTGGCACTTGCCGGCCATCTCTGGCTGTCGACCGCCATGTCCATCGGGATTGTCGCCGCCGTGAGCCTTCCCGTCCTGCCGCGGATGCTGCAATGGCTGACTCGCTGA
- a CDS encoding LysR family transcriptional regulator, whose product MAEPAPPPSRRDGDLAAAAGSASWDDIRIFHAIAVGGSMAVAAAQLGLSEATVTRRLKALERDLGLQLFTREANRLVPTAIGLELAAEAGEIEAAARRFAVRAEAAKPLANAPVRVTATTSISLLLTMHATAISAAAGGVEIVIISTRSRLDLARGEADIALRMSRAPTEPGHYAQKLGRLMQALYVRHDVDPATAPIISVNRETSSRIDDYIMAYAAGRPIAARVGDSSARYESIRSAGALSMAPCFMGDADPTLRRLEPPPEQTGDDIYLVSHDVSRSRPCVIAVLGALRKLFREQRSLLAGDAVGSAEITQIERFRARTG is encoded by the coding sequence ATGGCCGAGCCTGCTCCACCTCCATCTCGACGCGACGGCGATCTGGCGGCAGCCGCCGGGAGCGCCTCCTGGGACGACATCCGCATTTTCCACGCCATCGCCGTCGGCGGGTCGATGGCCGTGGCGGCGGCACAGCTCGGGCTGAGCGAGGCCACCGTCACGCGCCGCCTCAAGGCGCTCGAACGCGACCTCGGGCTTCAACTCTTCACGCGCGAGGCCAACAGGCTCGTCCCGACGGCGATCGGACTGGAACTTGCGGCTGAGGCCGGAGAGATCGAGGCCGCCGCCCGCCGTTTTGCGGTCCGCGCGGAAGCTGCGAAACCGCTTGCCAACGCACCGGTGCGCGTCACCGCGACGACCTCGATCAGCCTCCTCCTGACCATGCATGCGACCGCGATCTCGGCCGCGGCCGGCGGCGTTGAGATCGTCATCATCAGCACGCGCAGCCGGCTCGATCTCGCCCGCGGCGAGGCCGATATCGCGCTGCGCATGAGCAGGGCGCCGACCGAGCCGGGCCACTACGCGCAGAAGCTCGGCCGGCTGATGCAGGCGCTTTATGTCCGGCACGACGTCGATCCCGCCACGGCCCCGATCATCTCGGTCAATCGCGAAACCTCGTCCCGGATCGACGACTACATCATGGCCTATGCCGCTGGCAGGCCGATCGCAGCCCGCGTCGGCGATTCTTCCGCGCGCTACGAAAGCATCCGCTCGGCCGGGGCTCTCTCGATGGCGCCCTGCTTCATGGGCGATGCCGACCCGACCCTGCGCCGGCTGGAGCCACCGCCTGAACAGACCGGCGACGACATCTATCTGGTCTCGCACGACGTCTCGCGCAGCCGGCCCTGCGTCATCGCCGTGCTCGGCGCGCTGCGAAAGCTCTTTCGTGAACAGCGTTCGCTGCTTGCGGGAGATGCCGTCGGGTCCGCGGAGATCACTCAAATCGAACGATTTCGGGCAAGAACCGGCTAA
- a CDS encoding alpha/beta fold hydrolase: MKEPLILVPGLSCNAALYAPQWPALADGRPILVAEHSLDDTLSGIVQRLLAAAPARFALCGLSMGGYVAFEVLRQAPERVTRLALLDTSVKPATPETNVPREQMIALAEKGAFDNVTTLLWQKLVAPARLTDEPLRLLVRQMAEDVGADGFIRQQRAIMRRPDSRPTLAGSTCPVLVLVGEEDEITPLAEAREMAGLVGARGRLAIIPGSGHLSTLEAPERVTAELARWLA, encoded by the coding sequence ATGAAGGAGCCGCTTATTCTCGTTCCCGGGTTGAGTTGCAACGCTGCGCTCTATGCTCCGCAGTGGCCTGCGCTCGCCGATGGTCGCCCGATCCTGGTCGCCGAGCACAGCCTGGACGATACGCTTTCAGGCATCGTGCAGCGCCTTCTGGCGGCGGCGCCGGCCCGCTTCGCCCTCTGCGGCCTGTCGATGGGCGGCTATGTCGCTTTCGAGGTCCTGCGGCAGGCCCCGGAGCGCGTGACGCGCCTTGCCTTGCTCGACACCAGCGTCAAGCCTGCCACGCCGGAAACCAATGTACCGCGCGAGCAGATGATCGCGCTGGCGGAGAAGGGCGCCTTCGACAACGTCACGACCCTGCTCTGGCAGAAGCTGGTCGCGCCGGCGCGGCTCACCGACGAGCCTTTGCGGCTCCTCGTGCGGCAGATGGCGGAGGATGTCGGGGCGGACGGTTTCATTCGCCAGCAGCGGGCGATCATGCGCCGGCCGGATTCGCGGCCGACGCTGGCCGGCTCAACCTGTCCGGTGCTGGTCCTCGTCGGCGAGGAGGACGAGATCACGCCGCTTGCCGAGGCCCGCGAAATGGCCGGGTTGGTCGGCGCGCGCGGGCGGCTGGCCATTATTCCGGGCAGCGGGCATCTCTCGACGCTGGAGGCACCAGAACGGGTGACGGCGGAGCTGGCGCGCTGGCTGGCTTGA
- the parE gene encoding DNA topoisomerase IV subunit B — protein MAENGDLFGSESERPRAADPMPEARSPAAVPKAPAPAGNGARNGTLSEAGYDASAIEVLEGLEPVRRRPGMYIGGTDERALHHLFAEVIDNAMDEAVAGHATFIDVELFEDGSIAVTDNGRGIPVDPHPKFPGKSALEVIMTTLHAGGKFDSKAYETSGGLHGVGVSVVNALSDRLEVEVARGKTLYRQIFSRGLPQGPLETVGAVANRRGTKVRFHPDAQIFGEGAHFSPARLFRMARSKAYLFGGVEIRWTCAPSLLKPEGDVAAEAVFRFPGGLRDYLGREIEGKDLVAEPIFSGKITKEGSHGSLEWAVAWLATGEDGFSSSYCNTIPTPEGGTHEQGLRIALLRGLRDHAERIGQSKRMAQVTSDDVMATCAAMLSVFIREPEFQGQTKDKLATLEASRIVEGAVRDAFDHWLAAAPQQALRLLDWSVDRAEERLRRRLEKEVSRKTATRKLRLPGKLADCSNAGAAGSELFIVEGDSAGGSAKQARNRSNQAILPLRGKILNVANATREKLNANQQLADLILALGCGIGTQFREDDLRYDKVIVMTDADVDGAHIASLLVTFFWRQMPRLIEKGHLYLAVPPLYRLQHGGKSIYARNDAHKEELLETAFKGKKPEISRFKGLGEMMPQQLKETTMDPAKRILLKVMVDHEAKEETSDTVERLMGNKPEARFTFIQERAAFAGELIDL, from the coding sequence ATGGCAGAGAACGGCGATCTTTTCGGCTCGGAATCGGAGCGGCCCCGTGCGGCCGATCCAATGCCGGAAGCGCGCTCGCCGGCCGCGGTGCCGAAAGCCCCCGCGCCCGCAGGGAACGGCGCGCGCAACGGCACGCTTTCCGAGGCCGGCTACGATGCCTCGGCGATCGAGGTGCTCGAAGGGCTGGAGCCGGTCCGGCGGCGGCCCGGCATGTATATCGGCGGCACCGACGAGCGCGCGCTGCATCACCTCTTCGCCGAGGTGATCGACAATGCCATGGACGAGGCGGTGGCGGGCCATGCCACCTTCATCGATGTCGAATTGTTCGAGGACGGCTCGATCGCGGTCACCGATAATGGCCGCGGCATCCCGGTCGACCCGCATCCGAAATTCCCGGGCAAGTCCGCGCTCGAAGTCATCATGACGACGCTGCATGCCGGCGGAAAGTTCGACTCCAAGGCCTATGAGACCTCGGGCGGCCTGCATGGCGTCGGTGTCTCGGTGGTGAATGCATTGTCCGACCGGCTCGAGGTCGAGGTCGCGCGCGGCAAGACGCTCTACCGCCAGATCTTTTCGCGCGGACTGCCGCAGGGGCCGCTGGAGACGGTCGGCGCCGTCGCCAACCGGCGCGGCACGAAGGTGCGCTTCCATCCCGATGCGCAGATCTTCGGCGAGGGTGCGCATTTCTCCCCGGCCCGCCTCTTCCGCATGGCGCGCTCCAAGGCCTATCTCTTCGGCGGCGTCGAGATCCGCTGGACCTGTGCGCCATCGCTGCTGAAGCCGGAAGGCGACGTCGCGGCCGAGGCGGTGTTCCGCTTCCCCGGCGGCTTGCGTGACTATCTCGGCCGCGAGATCGAGGGCAAGGACCTGGTCGCCGAGCCGATCTTCTCGGGCAAGATCACCAAGGAAGGCAGCCACGGCTCGCTCGAATGGGCGGTGGCCTGGCTCGCGACCGGCGAGGACGGCTTTTCCTCCTCCTACTGCAACACCATCCCGACGCCCGAGGGTGGCACCCATGAGCAGGGTCTGCGCATCGCCCTGCTGCGTGGCCTTCGCGACCATGCCGAGCGCATCGGCCAGTCGAAGCGCATGGCGCAGGTCACCTCCGACGACGTGATGGCGACCTGCGCGGCCATGCTTTCGGTCTTTATCCGCGAACCGGAATTCCAGGGCCAGACCAAGGACAAGCTCGCGACGCTGGAAGCCTCCCGCATCGTCGAGGGCGCGGTGCGCGATGCCTTCGACCATTGGCTCGCCGCCGCCCCGCAACAGGCTCTGCGCCTGCTCGACTGGTCAGTCGACCGCGCCGAGGAGCGCCTGCGCCGTCGCCTCGAAAAGGAAGTCTCGCGCAAGACCGCGACGCGCAAGCTACGCCTGCCCGGCAAGCTCGCCGACTGCTCGAATGCCGGTGCGGCAGGCTCCGAGCTCTTCATCGTCGAGGGCGACTCGGCCGGCGGCTCGGCCAAGCAGGCGCGCAATCGCTCGAACCAGGCGATCCTTCCCCTGCGCGGCAAAATCCTCAACGTCGCCAACGCGACGCGCGAGAAACTTAACGCGAATCAGCAACTCGCCGACCTGATCCTGGCGCTCGGCTGCGGCATCGGCACCCAGTTCCGCGAGGACGACCTCCGCTACGACAAGGTCATCGTGATGACGGACGCCGATGTCGACGGTGCCCATATCGCCTCCTTGCTCGTCACCTTCTTCTGGCGGCAGATGCCGCGGCTGATCGAGAAGGGCCATCTCTACCTCGCCGTGCCGCCGCTCTACCGGCTCCAGCATGGCGGCAAGAGCATCTATGCCCGCAACGACGCCCATAAGGAGGAGCTGCTGGAGACGGCGTTCAAGGGCAAGAAGCCGGAGATCTCGCGCTTCAAGGGCCTTGGCGAGATGATGCCGCAGCAGCTCAAGGAAACCACCATGGATCCGGCCAAGCGCATCCTGCTCAAGGTCATGGTGGACCATGAGGCGAAGGAGGAAACCTCGGATACGGTCGAGCGGCTGATGGGCAACAAGCCGGAAGCACGCTTCACCTTCATCCAGGAACGCGCCGCCTTCGCCGGCGAGCTGATCGACCTGTGA